Below is a genomic region from Pyrinomonadaceae bacterium.
ACGGACAGCGAGTCGGAGGCCTACTCCAAGCTCAAGCACGCGCGCGACGAGAGCCGTCTGCACGGCGGGTCGCTGGCCAAGCAGTGGCAGAAGAACATCGATGAGGGCGTGAGTCTCACCGCCGCCGCCGGCTGGTGTGCTCCGTCCGAGAACGACTACGACCTGTGCCGCCAGTGGGCAGACGGGGTCGGCATCCTGGACCTTCCGACCGTCACCGTCACGCGCGGCGGCCTGAACTACACCGACGAGCCCGACTTCCCCACCATCTACGCGAACGCGGTCGCGGCGGGCGGCGGTTCCAACTTCCTGACGGAAGCGCAGGTGATCGCCGACACGGTCAAGACGTGCTCGGAGATCCCCTGTCCCACCTTCGAGAACCGGCGCCTGGACGTCATGGCGCTGTGCATCCGCGTCAGCTTCCTTCAGGCGGCTGGCTACCCCGAGGTCGTCAACGCGTGGCAGGATGGTCTGCTCGCCGCTCACGGCCAGGAGATGAATCGCCTCATCCTGGCGGACCTGATCGCGCGCGCGGGCGCGGCCACGGTGGCCGCCGCCGTGGACCCGGATGGCACGGACAGCTTCACCAGCGCGCTGCTTGCCGGCGTGGAGCTGGCCGCCGAGGACATCCGCTACCGGTTCATGATGCCGTGGAGCGCCACGGTGGAGATCGTCCTCCCGCACTGGGTCCTCCCCCAGATCCGGGCCGACCTTTCGCGCCGCAACGGCGTGAGCATGCTCGCGGTGACCGACAGCGAGATCGCGAACATGTTCTCAGTGCGCAACGTCCGCGTGCAGTTCGTGCGGGGCTGGCAGGATGGCCTGATCACGGGTGGCGCGCTGAACGCGGCGTTCCCCGGCGGCGACGCGGCCACCCCGTTCCTCACTGCGCTTCCGTCCACGGTCAGCTTCCTGGCCTACCCGGCCGGGTCTGTGGCCGTCGCGCGCCAGGATGTGGTCACCCTGACCAACGTCTACGACGCGGCCAGCCTCTCCACCAACGAGTTCACGGCTCTGTTCGCGGAAGAGGGGTTCGCCCCCGTCTACCCGTGCCCCGGTCAGCGGCTCTACACGATCACGGGCTGCATCGCCGGCCCCACGGGCGTCCAGAACATTGACTGCCTGGACGCTGCGTAACCCTCCCCTGACTGAGCGGGCCCCTTCTCTGTCGTCCAGGCAGGGGCCCGCTCTTCCACAGAAAGGAGGTGGACGACATGGCGATCATCAGCAACCCGCAGGAGACCAGCGCACCGCCCCCGGGGCTCACGCGCTACGGGCTCTTCAGTGCGGCCACAGTCAGTGATGACCTCGGCCCGCGCGAGATCGCGTCCGGGTTCCAGTTCCCGGCCGAGGACTGCGGGACCGTGCGCCCGTACGACGCGACGTGCGTGCGACCCTTCGACGAGAAGACGTTCGACGAGGGACTCGGCTACCAGGAAGCGGACCCCTACTGGGTGTACGCCACGCGTCAGTGCGGCGCCGTGGGTACGTCCGCCGGCGCCATGGAGGCGTCCGTGCGCCGGCGCCTGGCGTCCGGCGAGCAGCGCGCCGTGGAAGAGCAGCTGTGGGGCGGCGGCACCCTGGCGACCGACCCGCAGCTGACCACAGCCGTAGGCGTCACCACGGTCGTTCCCACGGCGGTGGGCTCCTCGGCCGCCATCGCGGCGCTGGAGGACGCTTTCTACGACACCTACGGGTACGTGGGCACCATCCACATCAGCATGCGCGCGTACGGCAACCTGGCCTACGGCAACATGCTGGAGCGGCGGAGCGGCCAGCTCACCACCCCCATGGGATCCGTCTGGTCCATCGGTGCCGGGTACGGCATCACGGGCCCGCTGGGGGTCGCCCCGGCGGCCGGGAACGTGTGGGCGTTCATGACGCCCCCGGTCCTGATCCGGCGCAGTTCCGTGATCACTCCCCCTGGCGTGGCCACGCTGGACCGGTCGACGAACCAGTTCATGGCCCTGGCCGAGCGCGTGTACGCGCACACGTGGGCGTGCGACTCGGTGTTCGCGGTAGAGGTGCCGATCGTGGCCCCCGCCGTGGTCAGTGTGGTGGTGTGATGGCCATCGTCGTACCTGCCAAGGGCAAGCTCAAAGAGACCGCACGCGTACTGCTCGATCTCGCGGACAACCCGCGAGACGTGCGC
It encodes:
- a CDS encoding major capsid protein; amino-acid sequence: MADETTPEAFNASVLSDEELRSEYTRVRDRGTELSAKDTLTPEETTELTSLAAHVTAVNTELSARTEAAAALQATRETFATLPDLAPAAVPAPVAPAAPAEPVIEPTAVVTASVPSVAQLPPAPAPVAPVRPSRGIVSAFVSSGAAGYAGKQVNEEFDGLTDISKALIANAQSMGRVGGGQGSRQAIAQFRRDRGTEFRIDTDSESEAYSKLKHARDESRLHGGSLAKQWQKNIDEGVSLTAAAGWCAPSENDYDLCRQWADGVGILDLPTVTVTRGGLNYTDEPDFPTIYANAVAAGGGSNFLTEAQVIADTVKTCSEIPCPTFENRRLDVMALCIRVSFLQAAGYPEVVNAWQDGLLAAHGQEMNRLILADLIARAGAATVAAAVDPDGTDSFTSALLAGVELAAEDIRYRFMMPWSATVEIVLPHWVLPQIRADLSRRNGVSMLAVTDSEIANMFSVRNVRVQFVRGWQDGLITGGALNAAFPGGDAATPFLTALPSTVSFLAYPAGSVAVARQDVVTLTNVYDAASLSTNEFTALFAEEGFAPVYPCPGQRLYTITGCIAGPTGVQNIDCLDAA